One genomic segment of [Phormidium] sp. ETS-05 includes these proteins:
- a CDS encoding DUF4126 domain-containing protein, whose product MIELLAALSASAASGMRIALPLLLIGLLQGDRLWERVPLLSLLHPQVAIGILVSWSLFEVFASKQQLGLRVLQIVQLIFSPLVGAIMGMAIAQASFGEDNLAPVFVAIIGIVGGLLALVLQLVQVGWFYRLGRLPLWAILAQDLLCYCLVLFAFDAPREGGIIALLLLWLAIRSSKEWYRWYVGQGKRGTRGTKRDKKGS is encoded by the coding sequence ATGATTGAGTTGCTAGCTGCCCTTTCCGCCTCGGCGGCATCTGGGATGAGAATTGCCCTGCCCCTGTTGTTAATCGGTTTGTTGCAGGGCGATCGGCTGTGGGAAAGAGTGCCCCTGCTGTCGCTGCTGCATCCCCAAGTAGCGATCGGGATTTTGGTGAGTTGGTCCCTGTTTGAGGTGTTTGCCTCAAAACAGCAGTTGGGACTGCGGGTGTTGCAAATCGTCCAGTTGATTTTCAGTCCCCTAGTGGGGGCAATCATGGGAATGGCGATCGCCCAAGCCAGCTTTGGCGAAGACAACCTCGCCCCCGTTTTTGTGGCGATTATCGGTATTGTGGGGGGGTTGCTCGCCCTGGTACTACAACTGGTGCAAGTGGGTTGGTTTTATCGTCTTGGGCGGTTGCCCCTCTGGGCAATTCTGGCTCAAGATTTGCTCTGCTATTGTTTAGTATTATTCGCCTTCGATGCCCCCCGCGAGGGAGGTATCATCGCTTTACTCCTCCTCTGGTTGGCCATTCGCTCTTCCAAAGAATGGTATCGCTGGTATGTGGGACAGGGGAAGAGGGGAACCAGAGGCACAAAAAGAGATAAAAAAGGCTCGTAG
- the hemH gene encoding ferrochelatase, whose translation MGRVGVLLLNLGGPEQLEDVRPFLFNLFSDPEIIRLPFPWLQKPLAWLIATRRAKQSQENYRQIGGGSPLRRITDEQAAAMQKQLAENGREVNIYVGMRYWHPFTEEAIAHIKRDRIEKLVILPLYPQFSISTSGSSFRLLESLWQQDPQLQAIDHTVIPSWYDHPGYLAAMADLIAKELDQLPEPDRAHIFFSAHGVPVSYVKEAGDPYQQEIEACTALIMKTLNRPNPHTLAYQSRVGPVEWLQPYTDDAIKQLATEGVKDLVVVPISFVSEHIETLEEIDIEYREVAEHAGIENFRRVPALNTHPIFIADLATMVEEALEAPSLQLSEVMRPKKNFKMYPQERWEWGMTTAAEVWNGRLAMIGFMALILELITGRGPLHLLGWL comes from the coding sequence ATGGGTCGTGTAGGGGTATTATTACTCAATCTGGGCGGGCCGGAACAACTAGAAGATGTCCGCCCCTTTCTGTTCAACCTATTTTCAGATCCGGAAATCATCCGTCTGCCCTTTCCCTGGTTGCAGAAGCCCCTAGCGTGGCTGATTGCCACCCGCAGGGCGAAACAATCGCAAGAAAACTACCGCCAAATTGGGGGCGGTTCTCCCCTGCGTCGGATCACTGACGAGCAAGCCGCCGCGATGCAAAAGCAGCTTGCCGAAAACGGGCGCGAGGTCAATATTTACGTGGGAATGCGCTATTGGCACCCATTCACGGAAGAGGCGATCGCCCACATCAAGCGCGATCGGATTGAGAAACTCGTCATCCTACCCCTCTACCCCCAATTTTCCATCAGCACCAGCGGTTCCAGCTTCCGGCTTTTGGAGAGTCTTTGGCAACAAGACCCGCAACTACAAGCCATTGACCACACGGTAATCCCCTCCTGGTACGACCATCCCGGCTACCTAGCAGCAATGGCGGACCTCATCGCCAAGGAACTGGACCAACTGCCCGAACCCGATCGTGCCCACATCTTTTTCAGCGCACATGGCGTCCCTGTAAGTTACGTAAAAGAAGCAGGCGACCCCTACCAGCAAGAAATTGAAGCCTGCACCGCCCTGATTATGAAGACCCTCAACCGCCCCAATCCCCACACCCTAGCCTACCAAAGTAGGGTCGGTCCGGTGGAATGGCTGCAACCCTACACGGACGACGCCATCAAACAACTCGCCACCGAAGGCGTCAAAGACCTAGTAGTAGTACCCATCAGCTTCGTTTCAGAACATATCGAAACCCTAGAAGAAATCGACATTGAATATCGGGAAGTAGCCGAACACGCGGGTATCGAAAACTTCCGCCGCGTCCCCGCTCTCAACACCCATCCCATATTCATCGCCGATTTAGCAACGATGGTGGAAGAAGCCCTGGAAGCTCCCAGCCTCCAACTCTCAGAAGTGATGCGCCCCAAGAAAAACTTCAAAATGTACCCCCAAGAGCGTTGGGAATGGGGCATGACTACCGCCGCCGAAGTCTGGAACGGTCGCCTAGCCATGATTGGCTTTATGGCCCTCATCCTAGAACTCATTACCGGGCGCGGTCCACTGCACCTCCTCGGCTGGTTATAA
- a CDS encoding class I SAM-dependent methyltransferase: protein MATILRDWSYRYQWLYDAIAQMATLAVGGESRFRELPLEGLKIERHTKVLDLCCGSGQSTQYLVKYTQDAIGLDASPAAVARALENVPEASFVEGFAEEMPFQDNVFDLVHTSAALHEMSPQQLRQILQEVYRVLKPGGIFTLVDFHRPTNPLLWPGLALFLWLFETETSWQLLATDLEALLAEVGFTVTPAVLHAGGSIQVLQGRK from the coding sequence TTGGCTACTATTCTGCGAGACTGGAGTTACCGATATCAGTGGCTTTACGACGCGATCGCCCAGATGGCCACCCTCGCCGTCGGCGGTGAGTCCCGGTTCCGGGAGCTACCCCTAGAGGGCCTCAAAATTGAGCGCCACACCAAAGTCCTGGACCTCTGTTGTGGCAGTGGTCAGTCCACCCAGTACCTGGTGAAATACACCCAAGACGCGATCGGACTGGACGCCTCCCCAGCCGCCGTGGCGCGGGCCCTGGAAAACGTCCCGGAAGCATCTTTCGTGGAAGGGTTCGCCGAAGAAATGCCCTTTCAAGACAATGTATTTGATTTGGTGCATACCAGCGCGGCTCTCCACGAAATGTCCCCCCAGCAGTTGCGCCAAATTCTCCAAGAAGTATATAGAGTGCTAAAACCCGGAGGTATCTTTACCCTGGTGGACTTTCACCGTCCCACCAACCCCCTACTCTGGCCCGGTTTAGCCCTTTTCCTCTGGCTATTTGAAACCGAAACCTCCTGGCAGCTCCTCGCCACGGACTTAGAAGCATTGCTCGCCGAGGTAGGATTTACCGTCACCCCGGCGGTCCTGCACGCCGGTGGCAGCATCCAGGTCCTGCAAGGGCGTAAGTAA
- a CDS encoding 4Fe-4S single cluster domain-containing protein, whose translation MTLLNLAEICPATRTLGPGQRFAIWVQGCCFQCRGCISPDWIPQTTAHLVEPKRLAESILSVPGTVGVTVSGGEPMLQATALGELFTYLRSERDISIICYTGFTLAQLQTESDQEMFPPGLKVGNILGLLQMIDVLIDGQYIPELNDNQGWRGSANQKIHFLTARHRHEAELFTHRQRDVEIHLRQDGALMVGVPPQNFPEDFRLAVDAVGE comes from the coding sequence ATGACTTTGCTCAATCTCGCCGAAATTTGCCCCGCTACCCGCACCCTCGGACCGGGACAGCGGTTTGCTATTTGGGTGCAGGGTTGCTGCTTCCAATGTCGCGGCTGCATTTCCCCGGACTGGATACCCCAAACCACAGCGCATTTAGTCGAGCCAAAGCGATTAGCAGAATCTATTTTATCAGTGCCGGGGACGGTTGGGGTGACGGTTTCCGGCGGCGAACCGATGTTGCAAGCCACTGCTTTGGGGGAATTATTTACCTATTTGCGCAGTGAGCGGGATATTTCTATTATTTGCTACACCGGTTTTACTTTGGCGCAACTGCAAACCGAGTCTGACCAAGAGATGTTCCCGCCAGGATTGAAAGTAGGGAATATTCTAGGGTTGCTGCAGATGATAGATGTGCTAATTGATGGGCAATATATTCCCGAATTAAACGATAATCAAGGTTGGCGCGGTTCTGCTAACCAAAAAATTCACTTTCTCACTGCTCGTCACCGCCACGAAGCCGAATTGTTTACCCACAGACAGCGGGATGTGGAAATTCATTTGCGCCAAGATGGAGCCTTGATGGTGGGAGTACCGCCGCAGAATTTCCCAGAGGATTTTCGGCTGGCGGTGGATGCGGTGGGGGAGTAG
- a CDS encoding AAA family ATPase, translating to MERVTAGLNLAAGDRFLVFYGTHTSDTFCTPDLLLVDIEQVLHRYLQAQGFQRILFYSGVKKLYFLDRASQTRSRPQTQTAAPTTQKPLIKAGPLGRKRGLLGDGGTGGRGDGVTGGVIPPSPPLGEGMGVRALAGRRGDGGTPIPTNNTRLQDANILPIWETVMRDSEQKSALVFSHAEDLANFDNRRELFGRMVEWSRLPPSNRNLCVLIFHHENRSELQQFCSQTGFTFLANWLANRSTLGNQIVNILRIAAPDAGEITALRDYFRLVQGKKVDWGTATQLSLWIAAENRPLNYWYDCFQTADEISLVTARSGNWLSGDVSAKPALERLEEMIGLGAVKDAIRQRMRVLEVERERARQGIAGETPRLHLVFKGNPGTGKTTVARLIGEIYRDLGLLRRGHLVEVSRQDLVAGYVGQTAIRTAEMVDRALDGVLFIDEAYTLSSGGDNDFGQEAIDTLLKRMEDDRPRLAVIIAGYPAKINHFLNSNPGLQRRFGSEIIFPDYTPKELLEIFTRMATRVQCSITPDLEQAILQSFTQLYQKRDETFANAGLVENLFAEMDKLRSVRVIENNLPRLSEPFQLADLPPQYRQRSQREEEVLPRLLQQLDELVGLHSVKRMIREIIDSEIANQRLREAGFPVTEEVETRHMLFTGNPGTGKTTVARLVGQIFKALGLLKKGQFVEADRRQLVGQYIGHTAEKTAKVIESAFDGVLFIDEAYSLSRANDSRDFGQEAIDTLVPAMENERDRLIVILAGYTREMAQFMQANSGIASRIAYQIEFPDYNGEQLLDIFLSLCAKANRICPKPVQQQLQQIFMFAYQNRGYNFGNGRDVRNFYQKMVQRQKSRLLRDNLTGEAMLTFAIEDIPNWD from the coding sequence ATGGAACGAGTGACAGCGGGATTGAATTTGGCAGCGGGCGATCGCTTCTTGGTGTTCTACGGTACACATACCAGCGATACCTTTTGCACTCCTGATTTATTGCTGGTGGATATCGAGCAGGTTTTGCATCGCTATTTACAAGCTCAGGGTTTCCAGCGGATTTTGTTCTATTCGGGGGTGAAAAAACTTTACTTTCTCGATCGCGCTTCCCAAACTCGCTCCCGTCCTCAAACCCAAACCGCCGCTCCCACCACCCAAAAACCCCTAATTAAAGCCGGTCCTTTGGGGCGAAAACGGGGGTTACTTGGAGACGGGGGAACGGGGGGACGGGGAGACGGGGTGACGGGGGGAGTGATTCCCCCCTCTCCCCCCCTGGGAGAGGGGATGGGGGTGAGGGCTTTAGCGGGGAGACGGGGAGACGGGGGAACTCCTATCCCTACTAATAACACACGCTTGCAAGATGCGAATATCCTCCCTATTTGGGAAACGGTGATGCGGGATAGCGAGCAAAAATCGGCGTTAGTTTTTTCCCACGCTGAAGATTTGGCCAATTTCGATAACCGTCGGGAATTGTTCGGTAGGATGGTAGAATGGTCTCGTTTACCGCCGAGTAATCGTAATTTATGCGTCCTAATTTTTCACCATGAAAACCGCAGCGAGTTGCAGCAGTTTTGCAGCCAAACTGGTTTTACCTTTTTAGCCAATTGGTTGGCTAATCGCAGCACTTTGGGGAATCAAATCGTTAATATTTTACGCATTGCTGCTCCAGATGCAGGGGAAATTACTGCCCTACGGGATTATTTTCGCTTGGTACAAGGGAAAAAAGTGGATTGGGGCACAGCTACTCAATTATCCCTGTGGATAGCGGCGGAAAATCGACCGTTAAATTATTGGTATGATTGCTTTCAAACTGCAGATGAGATATCTTTAGTAACGGCGCGGTCTGGCAATTGGCTTTCTGGCGATGTGAGTGCGAAACCGGCTTTAGAGCGGTTGGAGGAAATGATTGGTTTGGGCGCTGTTAAAGATGCGATTCGCCAGCGGATGCGGGTGTTGGAGGTGGAAAGAGAAAGAGCGCGTCAAGGTATTGCTGGGGAAACTCCCCGCTTGCACTTGGTTTTTAAAGGGAATCCCGGTACTGGTAAAACTACGGTGGCGCGTTTGATTGGGGAAATTTATCGGGATTTGGGATTATTGCGTCGGGGTCATTTAGTCGAAGTTTCTCGTCAAGATTTAGTGGCGGGATATGTGGGACAAACGGCGATTCGCACGGCGGAAATGGTCGATCGGGCTTTGGATGGGGTGCTATTTATTGACGAAGCATATACCCTCAGCAGTGGTGGTGATAACGATTTTGGGCAAGAGGCGATCGATACGCTCCTGAAGCGGATGGAGGACGATCGTCCCCGTCTCGCCGTGATTATCGCCGGATATCCCGCCAAAATCAACCATTTTCTCAACTCTAACCCCGGTTTGCAGCGTCGTTTTGGTTCGGAAATTATTTTCCCCGATTATACCCCAAAGGAATTGCTAGAGATTTTTACCCGCATGGCGACGCGGGTGCAATGCAGTATTACTCCCGACTTGGAGCAAGCCATCCTCCAGAGTTTTACCCAACTTTATCAGAAAAGGGATGAAACTTTTGCTAATGCGGGATTGGTGGAAAATTTATTTGCCGAAATGGATAAATTGCGCTCTGTGCGGGTGATTGAGAATAATTTACCACGCCTAAGCGAACCTTTTCAACTGGCAGATTTACCCCCCCAGTACCGCCAGCGGAGTCAGCGAGAGGAGGAGGTATTACCTCGCTTATTGCAGCAGTTGGATGAGTTGGTGGGTTTGCATTCGGTGAAGCGGATGATTAGGGAGATTATCGATAGCGAAATCGCTAACCAACGGTTGCGGGAAGCGGGTTTTCCGGTGACGGAAGAAGTGGAAACTCGCCATATGCTGTTTACAGGGAATCCGGGAACGGGTAAAACTACGGTGGCGCGGTTGGTGGGGCAGATTTTTAAGGCGTTGGGATTGCTGAAAAAAGGGCAATTTGTGGAAGCCGATCGGCGTCAACTGGTGGGGCAATATATCGGACATACGGCGGAGAAAACTGCCAAGGTTATAGAATCCGCATTTGATGGGGTGTTGTTTATTGATGAAGCCTACAGTTTATCTCGCGCCAATGATAGCCGGGATTTTGGACAGGAGGCAATTGATACCCTGGTTCCGGCGATGGAAAACGAGCGCGATCGGCTCATCGTCATCCTCGCTGGATACACCCGCGAAATGGCCCAGTTTATGCAGGCAAATTCTGGCATTGCTTCCCGGATCGCTTACCAAATAGAATTTCCCGATTATAACGGCGAGCAACTTCTCGATATTTTTCTATCTCTCTGTGCAAAGGCTAACCGGATTTGTCCCAAACCGGTGCAACAACAACTGCAACAAATCTTTATGTTTGCTTATCAAAATCGGGGGTATAATTTTGGTAATGGGCGGGACGTGCGCAATTTTTATCAAAAAATGGTGCAGCGGCAAAAAAGCCGTTTACTGCGGGACAATCTCACGGGAGAAGCGATGCTCACTTTTGCCATAGAAGATATCCCTAACTGGGATTAG
- a CDS encoding NnrU family protein, producing the protein MVGLLLGFAIAHSGLAALRPKGEKLIGARLYRVLFALVSIPLAVVLIIYFFNHRYDGVQLWQVQGVPGIKTLVWVLSAISFLFLYPATFNLLEIAAIAKPEVHLYESGIIRVTRHPQMVGQVIWCIAHTLWIGTSFTLVTSLGLVLHHLFAVWHGDRRLMARYGEAFAAVKERTSVIPFAAILDGRQTLTITEFIRPAYLGVTGFIFLLWWAHPHLMRLTAMVAW; encoded by the coding sequence ATGGTGGGGTTGCTGTTGGGTTTTGCCATTGCCCACAGCGGCTTAGCGGCCCTACGCCCTAAAGGAGAAAAGCTAATCGGAGCTAGGTTATATCGGGTGTTGTTCGCCTTAGTGAGCATCCCCCTAGCGGTAGTATTAATCATTTACTTTTTCAATCACCGCTATGACGGGGTGCAGTTGTGGCAAGTGCAAGGGGTGCCCGGAATCAAAACCCTTGTGTGGGTCCTCTCGGCGATTTCATTTTTATTTTTATACCCCGCCACATTTAACCTGTTGGAAATTGCCGCCATTGCCAAGCCAGAAGTGCATTTATATGAAAGCGGCATTATTCGCGTTACTCGTCACCCTCAGATGGTGGGTCAAGTGATTTGGTGTATCGCTCACACCCTATGGATTGGCACCAGCTTTACCCTGGTGACATCCTTGGGACTGGTGTTGCACCACTTATTTGCGGTATGGCATGGCGATCGGCGATTGATGGCCCGTTACGGCGAAGCCTTTGCCGCCGTCAAAGAACGCACCTCCGTGATTCCCTTTGCCGCCATCCTCGATGGGCGTCAAACCTTGACAATAACAGAATTTATCCGTCCTGCCTACCTAGGAGTCACAGGATTTATCTTCTTGCTCTGGTGGGCGCATCCCCATCTGATGCGACTGACCGCAATGGTGGCATGGTAA
- a CDS encoding co-chaperone YbbN codes for MLSSVSEQTFTKEVLESTTPVLVHFWAPWCGVCLMIDPILRAMEAEWGGDIKIVGINADRSLKLACTYRLTTLPTLIWFEGGQVRQRIEGFLGREELRSTLEYLSRGSWQLRTADMNAPTYGDAVPSH; via the coding sequence ATGTTATCGTCTGTTAGCGAGCAGACTTTTACAAAAGAAGTTTTAGAATCCACCACCCCAGTTCTGGTCCACTTTTGGGCACCGTGGTGTGGTGTTTGCCTGATGATTGACCCGATATTGAGGGCAATGGAAGCCGAATGGGGGGGAGACATCAAAATCGTGGGGATAAATGCCGATCGGAGCCTGAAACTGGCTTGCACCTATCGCCTAACCACCCTACCGACCCTAATTTGGTTTGAGGGAGGTCAAGTCCGCCAGAGGATCGAGGGCTTCCTAGGTCGAGAAGAACTGCGCAGCACCCTAGAATACCTTAGTAGGGGCTCCTGGCAGTTGCGGACCGCCGACATGAATGCCCCTACCTACGGGGATGCAGTCCCAAGTCACTAA
- a CDS encoding NAD(P)H-quinone oxidoreductase subunit 5: METLYQYAWLIFTLPLAGAMLIGLGLISYNKATNNLRRVNAVVVISLLLVSTVMSFGLLFSQIQGHESYTRIFEWAAAGDFHLSMGYTIDHLSALMLAIVTTIAVLVMIYTDGYMAHDPGYVRFFAYLSIFSSSMLGLVISPNLVQIYIFWELVGMCSYLLIGFWYDRTPAADACQKAFVTNRVGDFGLLLGMLGIYWATGSFEFDVMGERLQELVVSGAIAWQLATLFGILVFLGPVAKSAQFPLHVWLPDAMEGPTPISALIHAATMVAAGVFLVARMYPVFEHLPVVMDAIAWTGCFTAFLGATIAITQNDIKKGLAYSTISQLGYMTMAMGVGAYGAGLFHLMTHAYFKAMLFLCSGSVIHGMEAVVGHDPVLAQDMRLMGGLRKYMPITAATFAIGTLAICGIPPFAGFWSKDEILGATFAANPAMWLVGWLTAGMTAFYMFRMYFSTFEGPFRGNDKNIRQQLLVAATTGQPAVAFGPGAMDVRELQSDVEVNHDHHHSEHPHESPLTMTFPLMALAVPSVLIGLVGTPFANYFEAFIHPPGEEMAAVIEHAEEFNLSEFLIMGGSSVGIALIGITLASLMYLSGKINPGAIARQIEPLYRFSLNKWYLDDINDFLFVKGSRRLARQIMEVDYRVVDGAVNLTGFITLITGEGLKYFENGRAQFYALILFGGVLGFVIFFGVT, translated from the coding sequence ATGGAAACTCTCTATCAATATGCCTGGTTGATTTTTACCCTGCCGCTGGCAGGGGCGATGTTAATCGGCTTGGGCCTGATTTCCTATAACAAAGCCACCAACAACCTGCGGCGAGTCAACGCCGTGGTTGTCATCTCCCTGCTGCTAGTATCCACCGTGATGTCCTTTGGGCTGCTCTTCAGTCAAATTCAAGGCCACGAAAGCTACACGCGGATATTTGAGTGGGCAGCAGCGGGTGATTTTCACCTGTCGATGGGCTACACGATCGACCACCTGTCGGCCCTGATGCTAGCCATAGTCACCACCATAGCCGTCTTGGTGATGATTTACACCGATGGCTATATGGCCCACGACCCCGGATATGTGCGATTTTTCGCCTATCTGAGCATCTTCAGCTCATCTATGTTGGGGCTGGTGATTTCGCCCAACCTGGTCCAGATTTACATCTTCTGGGAACTGGTGGGGATGTGTTCCTACCTGCTGATTGGGTTCTGGTACGATCGCACCCCCGCAGCAGATGCCTGCCAAAAAGCCTTCGTCACCAACCGCGTCGGTGACTTCGGCTTGCTCCTAGGAATGCTCGGTATCTACTGGGCCACCGGGAGCTTCGAGTTTGATGTCATGGGCGAAAGACTGCAAGAACTGGTGGTATCCGGCGCGATCGCATGGCAACTAGCCACCTTATTCGGCATTTTAGTCTTTCTCGGACCCGTGGCCAAATCGGCACAATTCCCCTTGCACGTGTGGCTACCAGACGCAATGGAAGGTCCCACACCGATTTCCGCCCTCATCCACGCCGCCACGATGGTCGCCGCAGGCGTCTTTCTCGTAGCGCGGATGTACCCGGTATTTGAACACCTACCGGTAGTGATGGATGCGATCGCCTGGACAGGATGCTTTACCGCCTTCCTCGGCGCCACCATTGCCATCACCCAAAACGACATCAAAAAAGGCTTAGCCTACTCCACCATTTCCCAGCTCGGCTACATGACAATGGCAATGGGAGTAGGTGCATATGGCGCCGGTCTGTTCCACCTGATGACCCACGCCTACTTCAAAGCCATGCTCTTCCTCTGCTCTGGCTCCGTAATTCACGGTATGGAAGCAGTGGTAGGACACGACCCCGTATTAGCCCAAGATATGCGGCTGATGGGCGGACTGCGGAAATATATGCCCATCACCGCCGCCACCTTCGCCATTGGCACCCTCGCCATCTGCGGGATTCCCCCGTTTGCTGGCTTCTGGTCCAAAGACGAAATCCTCGGCGCCACCTTTGCCGCTAATCCCGCTATGTGGTTAGTAGGCTGGCTCACCGCCGGGATGACCGCATTTTACATGTTCCGGATGTACTTCAGCACCTTTGAAGGACCCTTCCGAGGCAACGACAAAAACATCCGCCAACAACTGCTCGTAGCCGCCACCACCGGTCAACCCGCCGTAGCCTTTGGTCCCGGCGCGATGGACGTGAGGGAATTACAAAGCGATGTGGAGGTAAACCATGACCACCACCACAGCGAACATCCCCACGAATCTCCCCTCACCATGACCTTCCCCCTGATGGCCCTAGCGGTGCCCTCAGTGTTGATTGGTTTAGTGGGAACTCCCTTTGCCAACTACTTTGAAGCCTTCATCCATCCCCCAGGGGAAGAAATGGCCGCAGTCATAGAACATGCCGAAGAGTTTAACCTCAGCGAATTCCTGATTATGGGCGGCTCATCCGTGGGTATTGCCTTAATCGGGATTACCCTGGCCTCCTTGATGTACCTCAGCGGTAAAATCAACCCCGGGGCGATCGCACGCCAAATCGAGCCCTTGTACCGGTTCTCCCTGAACAAATGGTACTTGGACGACATCAACGATTTTCTCTTCGTCAAGGGCTCCCGCCGGTTGGCCCGCCAGATAATGGAAGTGGACTACCGCGTCGTCGATGGCGCCGTCAACCTCACCGGCTTTATCACCCTCATCACCGGCGAAGGCTTGAAATACTTCGAGAATGGACGCGCCCAATTCTACGCCCTGATTTTGTTCGGTGGCGTCTTGGGCTTCGTGATTTTCTTTGGCGTGACCTAG
- the ndhD1 gene encoding photosynthetic/respiratory NAD(P)H-quinone oxidoreductase subunit D1 has protein sequence MAEFPWLTFIILFPIAAAVAIPLIPDKDGKTVRWYSLVVGLIDFAVIVIAFYNNYDLNEPGLQLVESYPWVPQFDLNWSVGADGLSMPLILLTGFITTLAIMAAWPVSLKPKLFYFLMLAMYGGQIAVFAVQDMLLFFLVWELELIPVYLILSIWGGYKRLYAATKFILYTAGGSLFILVAALAMAFYGDTVTFDMRLIAAKDYALNFQLLLYAGLLIAYGVKLPIFPLHTWLPDAHGEATAPAHMLLAGILLKMGGYALIRMNAGMLPDAHAVFAPVLVILGVVNIIYAALTSFAQRNLKRKIAYSSISHMGFVLIGMASFTDLGMSGAMLQMISHGLIGASLFFMVGATYDRTHTLMLDEMGGVGQKMKKIFAMWTTCSLASLALPGMSGFVAELMVFVGFATSDAYSSTFKVVAIFLAAVGVILTPIYLLSMLREILYGPENKELVSHEALIDAEPREVFIIGCLLVPIIGIGLYPKIVTQIYDATTVAVTARLRDAVPTLGKDAPLAALSSQAAPDLAPRTN, from the coding sequence TTGGCTGAATTTCCTTGGCTGACATTTATCATCCTCTTTCCGATCGCCGCCGCCGTTGCCATCCCCCTCATCCCCGACAAAGATGGCAAAACCGTGCGGTGGTACTCCCTCGTAGTCGGGCTGATTGACTTTGCGGTCATAGTGATCGCCTTTTACAACAACTACGACCTCAACGAACCGGGCTTGCAGCTAGTGGAAAGCTACCCCTGGGTGCCCCAGTTCGATTTAAACTGGTCCGTAGGCGCCGATGGCCTATCCATGCCCCTAATTCTGCTCACCGGCTTCATCACCACCCTCGCCATCATGGCAGCTTGGCCAGTTTCCCTCAAGCCCAAGCTATTTTACTTCCTGATGCTAGCCATGTACGGCGGCCAAATCGCAGTATTTGCCGTCCAGGACATGCTGCTATTCTTCCTGGTGTGGGAACTGGAATTAATCCCCGTTTACCTAATTCTCTCCATTTGGGGAGGCTACAAACGCCTGTACGCCGCCACCAAATTCATCCTCTACACCGCAGGCGGTTCCCTATTCATCCTCGTAGCTGCCCTGGCGATGGCTTTTTACGGCGATACCGTCACCTTTGATATGCGCCTCATCGCCGCCAAAGACTACGCCCTCAACTTTCAACTGCTACTCTACGCCGGACTGCTCATCGCCTACGGCGTCAAACTGCCCATCTTCCCTCTCCACACCTGGCTACCAGACGCACACGGAGAAGCCACCGCACCAGCTCACATGCTCCTCGCTGGTATCCTCCTAAAAATGGGTGGTTACGCTCTCATTCGCATGAATGCCGGGATGCTACCCGACGCTCACGCCGTGTTTGCCCCGGTTCTGGTGATTCTGGGGGTAGTCAATATCATCTACGCTGCCCTCACATCCTTCGCCCAACGCAACCTCAAGCGCAAAATCGCTTATTCTTCTATTTCACACATGGGATTTGTTCTCATCGGGATGGCGTCTTTTACCGACTTAGGTATGAGTGGCGCTATGCTGCAGATGATTTCCCACGGGTTAATTGGCGCCAGTCTATTCTTTATGGTGGGCGCCACCTATGACCGCACCCATACCCTGATGCTCGATGAAATGGGCGGCGTCGGTCAGAAGATGAAAAAGATTTTTGCTATGTGGACCACCTGCAGCCTAGCGTCTCTGGCTTTACCAGGGATGAGCGGCTTTGTGGCGGAGTTGATGGTGTTCGTTGGCTTCGCTACCTCTGACGCCTACAGCTCCACTTTTAAAGTTGTAGCCATCTTCTTGGCAGCGGTGGGAGTCATCCTGACGCCAATTTACCTCCTGTCCATGCTCCGGGAAATCCTCTATGGCCCGGAAAACAAGGAATTGGTGTCCCACGAGGCATTGATCGACGCGGAACCTCGCGAGGTGTTTATTATCGGTTGTCTGTTGGTGCCGATTATTGGGATCGGCTTGTATCCCAAAATCGTCACCCAAATTTACGATGCTACTACGGTGGCGGTGACGGCTAGACTGCGCGATGCTGTGCCCACTTTGGGTAAGGATGCGCCTTTAGCCGCTCTGTCTTCCCAGGCGGCTCCTGATTTGGCTCCCCGTACCAACTAG